A genomic stretch from Bacteroidota bacterium includes:
- the alr gene encoding alanine racemase: MLERISNVLTQRTHGTVMKIHMHHIAHNLQVYRSMLQPGVKMMVMVKAFSYGSGTAEIANLLAFNRVDYLAVAYADEGVELRRNGVHLPIMVMNPEPETFAQMLQYKLEPEIYNFRILQLFVAFLKNENYNDSPISIHIKLDTGMHRLGFMPDDIPQLVKNILQQKQLHITSVFSHLAAADEMQQDAFTLQQITVFKSACDVLEKQMGYAPMRHILNSPGISKFPEAQMDMVRLGIGLYGDDPAKHVSEKLLFTSSIETTVTQIKNINAGESIGYGRSVIAEKNMRIATLNIGYADGFRRSLGNGVAKVWINNNLYSVVGRVCMDMIMVDITGAKNIAEGDVAEIFGEHISLQQFSEWMQTIPYEVLTGISQRVKRIYLQE; the protein is encoded by the coding sequence ATGTTGGAGCGAATAAGTAATGTTTTAACACAACGCACTCATGGAACTGTAATGAAAATTCACATGCATCATATTGCACATAACTTACAAGTGTATCGCAGTATGTTGCAGCCGGGAGTGAAAATGATGGTGATGGTGAAAGCATTTTCTTATGGAAGTGGTACTGCTGAAATAGCAAATTTATTAGCCTTTAATCGTGTGGATTATCTGGCGGTTGCGTATGCGGACGAAGGTGTGGAGTTGCGTCGCAATGGAGTGCATCTTCCCATTATGGTGATGAATCCTGAACCGGAAACATTTGCACAAATGCTGCAATATAAATTAGAACCGGAGATATATAATTTTCGTATTCTGCAATTGTTTGTCGCCTTTTTAAAAAATGAAAATTATAATGATTCACCAATTTCCATTCATATAAAATTGGATACCGGTATGCATCGTTTGGGATTTATGCCCGATGATATTCCGCAGTTGGTTAAAAATATTTTACAACAAAAACAATTACATATTACTTCTGTGTTTTCGCATTTGGCGGCGGCAGATGAAATGCAACAAGATGCATTTACTCTGCAACAAATTACTGTATTTAAATCTGCATGTGATGTGTTGGAAAAACAAATGGGTTATGCTCCCATGCGCCACATTTTAAATTCGCCCGGTATCAGTAAATTTCCGGAAGCACAAATGGATATGGTGCGATTAGGAATTGGTTTATATGGTGATGATCCTGCAAAACATGTTTCTGAAAAACTATTATTTACTTCCAGTATAGAAACTACAGTAACACAAATAAAAAATATTAATGCAGGTGAAAGTATTGGTTATGGCAGAAGTGTTATTGCCGAAAAAAATATGCGCATCGCTACATTAAATATTGGGTATGCAGATGGTTTTAGAAGAAGTTTAGGAAATGGTGTTGCAAAAGTTTGGATAAATAACAATCTGTATTCTGTGGTTGGTCGAGTGTGTATGGATATGATAATGGTGGATATAACTGGAGCAAAAAATATTGCAGAAGGCGATGTAGCAGAAATTTTTGGTGAGCATATTTCATTACAACAATTTTCGGAATGGATGCAGACAATTCCTTATGAAGTACTCACCGGAATCTCACAGCGTGTGAAGAGGATTTATTTGCAGGAATAG
- a CDS encoding PD40 domain-containing protein — protein sequence MSKSQVFTTVYLILISSVFYVGNAHAQGTQVQFGQNRVQYKEFLWQFYESDHFKIYFNQGGQNIGRFVAQMAENDLDEIQDLLDYKLNVKPELMIYNTMSDFNQSNFAIGNEITYNIGGHTKIIGNKLFLYFDGDHQHLRTQIREGLGKMLISSMIFGGSLQEIVQNAVLLNLPDWFVDGLASYIGEEWSTELDNELREGITSGKFEKFSKLTGDDARFAGHSFWYYIAEKYGEANIPNLLYLIRINRSLENGFLFVLGTSVNQTIADWYAYYSVRYAQEAKGKEVPQETRMIERKSKKNLTYHNARISPDGKNIAYVTDDFGKFKVYVQPVDDKKAKKIKKGGLKTHIMATDLNYPLVIWSPDGKVVGVIYEKRARTFVMTYNIDEKKKEEKEITRFQRITDASFGKDNRTIVLSAINKGQSDIYVYYLNNARLEQITNDYYDDANPRFIKTDNGYEGILFASNRDSKKITQTSTIDTILPVGNMDLFFYKYNTKSDVLIKITETHNVTESAPIQIDKTHFAYLSDQNGIVNRFAGYLDTVYTHTNTVVYFKDSTIVNPKFDISEIYTQPDFDSIGYFKMYKDTAYTFAISNYTTNILEHDASMRTGKILEVFRSNGATRFYIAPVPKAIGATTEEQLFNTSYRNFIDEKNKKKNSKQTEIVLPNVTEYINTDTTSKQSQVTGNIFNTGMLFQSDFAPPAKKVVEESEVITLDKSVEEDKNNLITENAFKQTRIQGYRLKFSSEYVLTQLDNGLFINKYQNFTTTGGTFENPVLSGLLAMSISDLFEDYRFTGGFRFPTTFDGGEYFVQYEDLKHRWDKRLTYYYHYQREQYTFQPVWFPVVDSRNKTNIVEGSLKYPIDISRSIRGSVSYRADKVIFLAGDTFSLNQPNYKEDWLTFKLEYVFDNTFPVMTNILNGTRYKFWFEIHKQFSVNTDQGIDVSFNDGYLGVIGVDFRHYQKIHRSFIWANRIAGGLSFGTQKMIYYLGGVDSWIAPVFNENTQINYEQNYAFQTVGTPVRGYEQNIRNGNAFAVFNSELRFPVFSYLINKPIKAQIVRNFQVVGFFDAGTAWEGKSPFNQENPYNSVNFGQPPLDVDVNFFRDPVVAGFGWGLRTTIFGYFLRLDRARGIEINGLTKGYWYFSLSLDF from the coding sequence ATGAGCAAATCACAAGTATTTACAACAGTCTATTTAATTCTCATAAGTAGTGTATTCTATGTGGGAAATGCGCATGCCCAAGGCACTCAGGTGCAGTTTGGTCAAAATCGTGTGCAATACAAAGAATTCCTTTGGCAGTTTTATGAAAGCGATCATTTTAAAATTTATTTCAATCAGGGCGGACAAAACATCGGTCGCTTTGTGGCGCAAATGGCAGAGAATGATTTGGATGAAATTCAGGATCTGTTGGATTATAAACTGAATGTGAAACCTGAGCTGATGATTTATAATACCATGTCGGATTTTAATCAAAGCAATTTCGCAATAGGCAACGAGATCACTTATAATATTGGTGGTCATACAAAAATTATCGGCAATAAATTATTCTTATACTTTGATGGCGACCATCAACATCTGCGTACACAAATTCGTGAAGGCTTAGGAAAGATGCTGATAAGCAGCATGATTTTCGGAGGGAGTTTACAGGAGATTGTTCAAAATGCAGTGCTATTAAATTTACCTGATTGGTTTGTTGATGGTTTAGCTTCATATATCGGTGAAGAATGGAGTACTGAATTAGATAATGAATTGCGTGAAGGAATTACGTCCGGAAAATTTGAAAAATTTAGTAAACTCACCGGCGATGATGCACGGTTTGCAGGACATTCATTCTGGTATTATATCGCCGAGAAATATGGTGAAGCAAATATTCCAAACTTATTATATCTGATTCGAATCAACCGCAGTTTAGAGAATGGATTTTTATTTGTGTTAGGCACATCAGTTAATCAAACTATTGCTGATTGGTATGCCTATTACAGCGTCCGATATGCACAGGAAGCAAAAGGAAAAGAGGTTCCTCAAGAAACTAGAATGATAGAGCGAAAATCAAAAAAGAATCTTACCTATCATAATGCACGCATAAGTCCCGATGGAAAAAATATTGCTTATGTAACTGATGATTTCGGCAAGTTTAAAGTGTATGTACAACCTGTGGATGATAAGAAAGCAAAAAAAATAAAGAAGGGTGGATTAAAAACACATATCATGGCTACCGATTTAAATTATCCTTTGGTAATATGGAGTCCGGATGGAAAAGTGGTTGGAGTGATTTATGAAAAACGTGCCCGCACTTTTGTGATGACTTATAACATAGATGAGAAGAAAAAAGAGGAAAAAGAAATTACAAGGTTTCAAAGAATTACAGATGCATCTTTTGGAAAAGATAATAGAACAATTGTATTAAGCGCTATTAATAAAGGTCAATCAGATATCTATGTATATTATTTAAATAATGCTAGACTCGAACAAATCACAAACGATTATTATGATGATGCAAATCCACGATTTATTAAAACAGATAATGGCTACGAAGGAATTTTATTTGCATCCAACAGAGACAGTAAAAAAATAACACAGACATCTACCATTGATACAATTTTACCTGTGGGGAATATGGATTTATTTTTTTATAAATACAATACAAAATCGGATGTGCTGATAAAGATTACTGAAACACATAATGTAACTGAATCTGCTCCTATACAAATTGATAAAACTCATTTTGCATACCTCAGCGATCAGAATGGAATAGTGAATCGCTTTGCAGGATATTTAGATACAGTTTATACGCACACAAATACAGTAGTGTATTTTAAAGATTCTACAATCGTAAATCCGAAATTTGATATCAGTGAAATTTATACCCAACCGGATTTTGATTCTATAGGTTATTTTAAAATGTATAAAGACACCGCTTACACATTTGCAATTTCTAATTATACCACAAATATTTTAGAGCATGACGCAAGCATGCGCACAGGTAAAATTCTGGAAGTGTTTCGAAGCAATGGTGCTACTCGATTTTATATAGCACCTGTTCCGAAAGCAATTGGCGCCACCACAGAAGAGCAATTGTTCAATACCAGTTATCGGAATTTTATTGATGAAAAAAATAAGAAAAAAAATAGCAAACAAACAGAAATTGTATTGCCAAATGTTACTGAATATATAAATACAGATACTACAAGTAAGCAATCGCAAGTAACAGGAAATATTTTCAATACTGGTATGTTATTCCAAAGTGATTTTGCACCACCGGCAAAAAAAGTAGTGGAAGAAAGCGAAGTAATTACTCTCGATAAATCTGTGGAAGAAGATAAGAATAATCTGATTACAGAAAATGCATTTAAGCAAACTCGTATTCAGGGATATCGTTTGAAATTTTCTAGTGAGTATGTGTTGACACAATTGGATAATGGCTTATTCATTAATAAATATCAAAACTTTACAACCACCGGCGGCACTTTTGAAAACCCAGTGTTAAGTGGATTGCTGGCAATGAGTATCAGCGATTTGTTTGAAGACTATCGCTTCACCGGTGGCTTTCGTTTTCCAACAACTTTTGATGGAGGAGAATATTTTGTGCAGTATGAAGATTTAAAACATCGCTGGGATAAACGACTTACATATTATTATCATTATCAGCGTGAACAATATACATTTCAACCAGTGTGGTTTCCTGTTGTTGATTCAAGAAATAAAACAAATATTGTAGAAGGAAGTCTGAAGTATCCAATTGATATTTCACGTAGTATTCGGGGAAGTGTTTCCTATCGTGCAGATAAAGTTATTTTTCTTGCCGGCGATACGTTTAGTTTGAATCAACCGAATTATAAAGAGGATTGGCTAACATTTAAATTGGAATATGTATTTGATAATACATTTCCGGTAATGACAAATATTTTAAATGGTACACGTTATAAATTTTGGTTTGAAATTCACAAACAATTTTCTGTGAATACGGATCAGGGAATTGATGTGAGTTTTAATGATGGTTATCTCGGTGTAATTGGTGTGGATTTCCGTCATTATCAAAAAATTCATCGTTCATTTATTTGGGCAAATCGTATTGCTGGCGGACTTTCATTCGGCACCCAAAAAATGATTTATTATCTGGGTGGTGTCGATAGTTGGATAGCGCCTGTATTTAATGAAAACACACAAATAAATTACGAACAGAATTATGCATTTCAAACGGTGGGAACACCGGTGCGAGGCTACGAACAAAATATTCGCAATGGAAATGCATTTGCAGTATTTAATAGTGAATTGCGTTTTCCTGTTTTCAGTTATCTGATTAATAAACCTATTAAAGCACAGATTGTCCGCAACTTTCAGGTAGTAGGATTTTTTGATGCAGGTACAGCATGGGAAGGTAAATCACCTTTCAATCAAGAGAATCCATACAATAGTGTAAACTTTGGTCAGCCACCTTTAGATGTAGATGTAAATTTCTTCCGTGATCCTGTAGTTGCCGGTTTCGGTTGGGGATTGCGCACAACCATCTTCGGATATTTTCTGCGTTTGGATCGTGCCCGTGGAATTGAAATCAATGGTCTGACAAAAGGCTATTGGTATTTTTCTTTGAGTTTGGATTTTTAA
- a CDS encoding MBL fold metallo-hydrolase has protein sequence MSRIASFTFNPFAENTYIIYDDTLQCVIIDPGCYTPEEKKELVAFIEKNKLKPQYVLNTHCHIDHVLGNYFLCDKYNIPLVMHKEEVPVLKAVETYADTMGIVYEKSPDPEQFLDGGDTFSFGNTTFEILYTPGHSPASICFYNKREGYIISGDVLFLDSIGRYDLPGGNLNTLMQSINTQLMTLDDIVTVYPGHGPETTVGRERKFNPFLREGIGY, from the coding sequence ATGAGCCGTATTGCCAGTTTTACTTTCAATCCATTTGCCGAAAACACGTATATTATTTATGATGATACACTGCAATGTGTAATTATTGATCCGGGTTGTTATACGCCTGAAGAGAAAAAAGAATTAGTCGCATTTATCGAAAAAAATAAATTGAAACCGCAGTATGTGTTAAACACACATTGCCATATAGATCATGTGTTGGGCAATTATTTTTTATGTGATAAATATAACATTCCATTAGTGATGCATAAGGAGGAAGTGCCTGTGTTAAAAGCTGTGGAAACCTACGCTGACACTATGGGAATTGTGTATGAGAAATCTCCCGACCCTGAGCAGTTTTTAGATGGAGGTGATACCTTTTCTTTCGGAAATACAACATTCGAAATTTTATATACGCCCGGTCATTCACCTGCCAGTATTTGTTTTTATAATAAGCGGGAAGGATATATAATAAGTGGTGATGTGTTGTTTTTGGATAGCATTGGTCGCTATGATTTACCCGGCGGAAATCTGAATACTTTAATGCAATCAATAAATACACAATTGATGACTTTGGACGATATAGTAACCGTATATCCAGGTCACGGACCTGAGACAACTGTTGGTCGGGAGCGAAAGTTTAATCCGTTTTTGAGGGAGGGTATTGGGTATTGA